A section of the Pan paniscus chromosome 7, NHGRI_mPanPan1-v2.0_pri, whole genome shotgun sequence genome encodes:
- the OPLAH gene encoding 5-oxoprolinase isoform X1, producing MSLLSSYEGLRQEIQRLAQENEELRRLVQLIQENQELKLVLRNRGSSLGFCSSGFLAEVAASPRLPRRRTIKFKNAERVFPGLPAEELLWDPSPTTMGSPEGRFHFAIDRGGTFTDVFAQCPGGHVRVLKLLSEDPANYADAPTEGIRRILEQEAGMLLPRDQPLDSSHIASIRMGTTVATNALLERKGERVALLVTRGFRDLLHIGTQARGDLFDLAVPMPEVLYEEVLEVDERVVLHRGEAGTGTPVKGRTGDLLEVQQPVDLGALRGKLEGLLSRGIRSLAVVLMHSYTWAQHEQQVGVLARELGFTHVSLSSEAMPMVRIVPRGHTACADAYLTPAIQRYVQGFCRGFQGQLKDVQVLFMRSDGGLAPMDAFSGSRAVLSGPAGGVVGYSATTYQQEGGQPVIGFDMGGTSTDVSRYAGEFEHVFEASTAGVTLQAPQLDINTVAAGGGSRLFFRSGLFVVGPESAGAHPGPACYRKGGPVTVTDANLVLGRLLPASFPCIFGPGEDQPLSPEASRKALEAVATEVNSFLTKGPCPASPLSLEEVAMGFVRVANEAMCRPIRALTQARGHDPSAHVLACFGGAGGQHACAIARALGMDTVHIHRHSGLLSALGLALADVVHEAQEPCSLLYAPETFVQLDQRLSRLEEQCVDALQAQGFPRSQISTESFLHLRYRGTDCALMVSAHQHPATARSPRAGDFGAAFVERYMREFGFVIPERPVVVDDVRVRGTGRSGLRLEDAPKAQTGPPRVDKMTQCYFEGGYQETPVYLLAELGYGHKLHGPCLIIDSNSTILVEPGCQAEVTKTGDICISVGAEVPGTVGPQLDPIQLSIFSHRFMSIAEQMGRILQRTAISTNIKERLDFSCALFGPDGGLVSNAPHIPVHLGAMQETVQFQIQHLGADLHPGDVLLSNHPSAGGSHLPDLTVITPVFWPGQTRPVFYVASRGHHADIGGITPGSMPPHSTVLQQEGAVFLSFKLVRGGVFQEEAVTEALRAPGKVPNCSGTRNLHDNLSDLRAQVAANQKGIQLVGELIGQYGLDVVQAYMGHIQANAELAVRDMLRAFGTSRQARGLPLEVSSEDHMDDGSPIRLRVQISLSQGSAVFDFSGTGPEVFGNLNAPRAITLSALIYCLRCLVGRDIPLNQGCLAPVRVVIPRGSILDPSPEAAVVGGNVLTSQRVVDVILGAFGACAASQGCMNNVTLGNAHMGYYETVAGGAGAGPSWHGRSGVHSHMTNTRITDPEILESRYPVILRRFELRRGSGGRGRFRGGDGVTRELLFREEALLSVLTERRAFRPYGLHGGEPGARGLNLLIRKNGRTVNLGGKTSVTVYPGDVFCLHTPGGGGYGDPEDPAPSPGSPSQALAFPEHGSVYEYRRAQEAV from the exons ATGTCCCTCCTCAGCAGCTATGAGGGCCTGCGGCAGGAGATCCAGCGGCTGGCACAGGAGAACGAAGAGCTGCGGCGGCTGGTGCAGCTCATCCAGGAGAACCAGGAGCTGAAGCTGGTGCTCAGGAACCGCGGCAGCAGCCTGGGCTTCTGCAGCTCCGGGTTCCTGGCTGAGGTGGCTGCCAGTCCCCGGCTGCCCAGGCGGAGAACGATCAAATTCAAGAATGCTGAGAGAG TTTTTCCAGGGCTACCAGCTGAAGAGCTCCTGTGGGACCCCAGCCCCACCACCATGGGCAGCCCCGAGGGCCGCTTCCACTTTGCCATCGACCGTGGGGGTACCTTCACAGACGTCTTTGCCCAGTGCCCAGGGGGGCACGTGCGGGTCTTAAAGCTGCTCTCAGAGGACCCTGCCAACTATGCAGACGCGCCAACCGAAGGGATCCGCCGCATCCTGGAGCAG GAGGCCGGCATGCTCCTGCCCCGGGACCAGCCGCTGGACTCCAGTCATATCGCCAGCATCCGCATGGGCACCACAGTGGCCACCAACGCACTGCTGGAGCGGAAGGGGGAGCGGGTGGCGCTGCTGGTGACACGTGGCTTCCGAGACCTGCTGCACATTGGCACCCAAGCCCGTGGGGACCTCTTTGACCTG GCCGTGCCCATGCCTGAGGTGCTGTATGAAGAGGTGCTGGAGGTGGACGAACGCGTGGTGCTGCACCGTGGAGAGGCGGGCACCGGGACGCCTGTGAAAG GCCGCACGGGGGACCTGCTGGAAGTGCAGCAGCCTGTGGACCTGGGGGCCCTGCGTGGGAAGCTGGAGGGGCTGCTATCTCGAGGCATCCGCAGCCTGGCCGTGGTGCTCATGCACTCGTACAC GTGGGCCCAGCATGAGCAGCAGGTGGGTGTGCTGGCCCGGGAGCTGGGCTTCACGCACGTGTCACTGTCCTCGGAGGCCATGCCCATGGTGCGCATCGTCCCTCGGGGGCACACGGCCTGTGCCGACGCCTACCTCACGCCCGCCATCCAACGCTACGTGCAGGGCTTCTGCCGTGGCTTCCAGGGCCAACTCAAG GATGTGCAGGTGTTGTTCATGCGCTCCGATGGCGGCCTGGCGCCCATGGACGCCTTCAGTGGCTCCCGTGCTGTGCTCTCGGGCCCGGCCGGCGGCGTGGTGGGCTACTCAGCCACCACCTACCAGCAGGAGGGTGGCCAGCCTGTCATCGGCTTTGACATGGGAG gcACGTCCACGGATGTGAGCCGCTATGCTGGGGAATTCGAGCACGTCTTCGAGGCCAGCACAGCTGGCGTCACCCTCCAGGCCCCGCAGCTGGACATCAACACCGTGGCAGCAGGAGGGGGTTCCCGCCTCTTCTTCAG GTCTGGCCTCTTTGTGGTTGGGCCCGAGTCAGCAGGAGCCCACCCAGGACCTGCCTGCTACCGCAAAG GGGGCCCTGTGACAGTGACGGATGCTAATCTGGTCCTGGGTCGCCTGCTGCCTGCCTCCTTCCCCTGCATTTTTGGGCCGGGAGAGGACCAACCACTTTCCCCTGAGGCCTCCCGCAAAGCCCTGGAGGCTGTGGCCACTGAGGTCAACAGCTTCCTGACCAAAGGGCCCTGCCCGGCCTCCCCGCTGAGCCTGGAGGAGGTGGCCATGGGGTTCGTGCGCGTGGCCAACGAGGCCATGTGCCGGCCCATCCGTGCACTCACGCAG GCAAGAGGCCATGACCCCTCAGCCCATGTGCTGGCCTGCTTTGGGGGAGCTGGTGGGCAGCATGCATGTGCCATCGCCCGGGCCCTGGGCATGGACACGGTGCACATCCACAG GCACAGTGGGCTGCTGTCGGCCCTGGGGCTGGCCCTGGCTGACGTGGTGCATGAGGCACAGGAACCCTGCTCCCTGCTCTACGCGCCTGAGACCTTCGTGCAGCTGGACCAGAGGCTGAGCCGCCTGGAGGAGCAGTGTGTGGATGCTCTGCAGGCCCAGGGCTTCCCCAG GTCCCAGATCAGCACTGAGAGCTTCCTGCACCTGCGCTACCGGGGCACGGACTGTGCTCTGATGGTGTCTGCCCACCAGCACCCAGCCACAGCCCGCTCGCCCCGTGCGGGGGACTTCGGGGCAGCCTTCGTGGAGCG GTACATGAGGGAGTTTGGCTTTGTCATCCCTGAGCGGCCGGTGGTCGTGGACGATGTGCGAGTGCGGGGCACCGGCCGCAGTGGTCTTCGCCTCGAGGATGCCCCCAAAGCCCAGACCGGGCCTCCCCGGGTGGACAAG ATGACCCAGTGCTACTTTGAGGGGGGCTACCAGGAGACCCCTGTGTACCTGCTGGCAGAGCTGGGCTATGGGCACAAGCTCCATGGGCCCTGCCTCATCATCGACAGTAACAG CACCATCCTGGTGGAGCCAGGTTGCCAGGCAGAGGTGACCAAGACAGGGGACATCTGCATCTCCGTGGGGGCCGAAGTCCCCGGCACAGTGGGCCCCCAGCTGGACCCTATCCAGCTGTCCATCTTCTCACACCGCTTCATGAGCATTGCTG AGCAGATGGGCCGCATCCTGCAGCGCACAGCCATCTCCACCAACATCAAGGAGCGCCTGGACTTCTCCTGTGCCCTCTTTGGGCCCGATGGGGGGCTGGTGTCCAATGCCCCCCACATCCCTGTGCACCTGGGTGCCATGCAGGAGACGGTGCAGTTCCAG ATTCAGCACCTGGGGGCCGATCTCCACCCTGGCGACGTGCTACTGAGCAACCATCCCAGTGCCGGGGGCAGCCACCTGCCAGACCTGACTGTTATCACACCG GTGTTTTGGCCGGGTCAGACGCGGCCTGTGTTCTATGTGGCCAGCCGAGGGCACCACGCAGACATCGGGGGCATCACACCAGGCTCCATGCCCCCCCACTCCACCGTGCTGCAACAGGAGGGTGCCGTCTTTCTGTCCTTCAAACTCGTCCGGGGGGGCGTCTTCCAGGAGGAGG CGGTGACGGAGGCCCTGCGGGCGCCAGGCAAGGTCCCCAACTGCAGCGGAACCAGAAACCTGCACGACAACCTGTCGGACCTCCGTGCCCAGGTGGCAGCCAACCAGAAGGGCATCCAGCTGGTGGGGGAGCTCATTGGGCAGTACGGCCTGGACGTGGTGCAGGCCTACATGGGCCATATTCAG GCAAACGCTGAGCTGGCGGTGCGAGACATGTTGCGTGCCTTTGGAACCTCCCGGCAGGCCCGGGGCCTGCCCCTGGAGGTGTCCTCGGAAGACCACATGGACGACGGTTCCCCCATCCGCCTCCGTGTGCAGATCAGCCTGAGTCAG GGCAGCGCTGTGTTTGACTTCAGCGGCACTGGGCCGGAGGTGTTTGGTAATCTCAACGCACCGCGGGCCATAACCCTGTCCGCCCTCATCTACTGCCTGCGCTGTCTGGTGGGCCGCGACATCCCACTCAACCAG GGCTGCCTGGCGCCAGTGCGCGTGGTAATTCCCCGAGGCTCCATCCTGGACCCGTCGCCCGAAGCGGCGGTGGTGGGCGGCAACGTGCTCACGTCGCAGCGCGTGGTGGATGTCATCCTGGGGGCCTTTGGGGCCTGCGCCGCCTCCCAG GGCTGCATGAACAACGTGACCCTGGGCAACGCCCACATGGGCTACTACGAGACGGTGGCGGGCGGCGCGGGCGCGGGTCCCAGCTGGCACGGGCGCAGCGGTGTGCACAGCCACATGACCAACACACGCATCACCGACCCTGAGATCCTGGAGAGCCG GTACCCGGTCATCCTGCGCCGCTTCGAGCTGCGGCGGGGCTCGGGGGGCAGAGGCCGCTTCCGAGGCGGCGACGGCGTCACCCGCGAGCTGCTCTTTCGTGAGGAGGCGCTGCTGTCAGTGCTGACCGAGCGCCGCGCCTTCCGGCCATACGGGCTCCACG GGGGCGAGCCTGGCGCCCGCGGCCTAAACCTGCTGATCCGCAAAAACGGCCGGACGGTGAATCTGGGCGGCAAGACGTCGGTGACCGTGTACCCCGGG GATGTGTTCTGTCTCCACACACCCGGCGGCGGTGGCTATGGGGACCCGGAGGACCCCGCCCCATCGCCGGGGTCGCCCTCGCAAGCACTGGCCTTTCCCGAGCACGGCAGCGTCTATGAGTATCGCCGGGCCCAGGAGGCCGTGTGA
- the OPLAH gene encoding 5-oxoprolinase isoform X2 codes for MSLLSSYEGLRQEIQRLAQENEELRRLVQLIQENQELKLVLRNRGSSLGFCSSGFLAEVAASPRLPRRRTIKFKNAERGLPAEELLWDPSPTTMGSPEGRFHFAIDRGGTFTDVFAQCPGGHVRVLKLLSEDPANYADAPTEGIRRILEQEAGMLLPRDQPLDSSHIASIRMGTTVATNALLERKGERVALLVTRGFRDLLHIGTQARGDLFDLAVPMPEVLYEEVLEVDERVVLHRGEAGTGTPVKGRTGDLLEVQQPVDLGALRGKLEGLLSRGIRSLAVVLMHSYTWAQHEQQVGVLARELGFTHVSLSSEAMPMVRIVPRGHTACADAYLTPAIQRYVQGFCRGFQGQLKDVQVLFMRSDGGLAPMDAFSGSRAVLSGPAGGVVGYSATTYQQEGGQPVIGFDMGGTSTDVSRYAGEFEHVFEASTAGVTLQAPQLDINTVAAGGGSRLFFRSGLFVVGPESAGAHPGPACYRKGGPVTVTDANLVLGRLLPASFPCIFGPGEDQPLSPEASRKALEAVATEVNSFLTKGPCPASPLSLEEVAMGFVRVANEAMCRPIRALTQARGHDPSAHVLACFGGAGGQHACAIARALGMDTVHIHRHSGLLSALGLALADVVHEAQEPCSLLYAPETFVQLDQRLSRLEEQCVDALQAQGFPRSQISTESFLHLRYRGTDCALMVSAHQHPATARSPRAGDFGAAFVERYMREFGFVIPERPVVVDDVRVRGTGRSGLRLEDAPKAQTGPPRVDKMTQCYFEGGYQETPVYLLAELGYGHKLHGPCLIIDSNSTILVEPGCQAEVTKTGDICISVGAEVPGTVGPQLDPIQLSIFSHRFMSIAEQMGRILQRTAISTNIKERLDFSCALFGPDGGLVSNAPHIPVHLGAMQETVQFQIQHLGADLHPGDVLLSNHPSAGGSHLPDLTVITPVFWPGQTRPVFYVASRGHHADIGGITPGSMPPHSTVLQQEGAVFLSFKLVRGGVFQEEAVTEALRAPGKVPNCSGTRNLHDNLSDLRAQVAANQKGIQLVGELIGQYGLDVVQAYMGHIQANAELAVRDMLRAFGTSRQARGLPLEVSSEDHMDDGSPIRLRVQISLSQGSAVFDFSGTGPEVFGNLNAPRAITLSALIYCLRCLVGRDIPLNQGCLAPVRVVIPRGSILDPSPEAAVVGGNVLTSQRVVDVILGAFGACAASQGCMNNVTLGNAHMGYYETVAGGAGAGPSWHGRSGVHSHMTNTRITDPEILESRYPVILRRFELRRGSGGRGRFRGGDGVTRELLFREEALLSVLTERRAFRPYGLHGGEPGARGLNLLIRKNGRTVNLGGKTSVTVYPGDVFCLHTPGGGGYGDPEDPAPSPGSPSQALAFPEHGSVYEYRRAQEAV; via the exons ATGTCCCTCCTCAGCAGCTATGAGGGCCTGCGGCAGGAGATCCAGCGGCTGGCACAGGAGAACGAAGAGCTGCGGCGGCTGGTGCAGCTCATCCAGGAGAACCAGGAGCTGAAGCTGGTGCTCAGGAACCGCGGCAGCAGCCTGGGCTTCTGCAGCTCCGGGTTCCTGGCTGAGGTGGCTGCCAGTCCCCGGCTGCCCAGGCGGAGAACGATCAAATTCAAGAATGCTGAGAGAG GGCTACCAGCTGAAGAGCTCCTGTGGGACCCCAGCCCCACCACCATGGGCAGCCCCGAGGGCCGCTTCCACTTTGCCATCGACCGTGGGGGTACCTTCACAGACGTCTTTGCCCAGTGCCCAGGGGGGCACGTGCGGGTCTTAAAGCTGCTCTCAGAGGACCCTGCCAACTATGCAGACGCGCCAACCGAAGGGATCCGCCGCATCCTGGAGCAG GAGGCCGGCATGCTCCTGCCCCGGGACCAGCCGCTGGACTCCAGTCATATCGCCAGCATCCGCATGGGCACCACAGTGGCCACCAACGCACTGCTGGAGCGGAAGGGGGAGCGGGTGGCGCTGCTGGTGACACGTGGCTTCCGAGACCTGCTGCACATTGGCACCCAAGCCCGTGGGGACCTCTTTGACCTG GCCGTGCCCATGCCTGAGGTGCTGTATGAAGAGGTGCTGGAGGTGGACGAACGCGTGGTGCTGCACCGTGGAGAGGCGGGCACCGGGACGCCTGTGAAAG GCCGCACGGGGGACCTGCTGGAAGTGCAGCAGCCTGTGGACCTGGGGGCCCTGCGTGGGAAGCTGGAGGGGCTGCTATCTCGAGGCATCCGCAGCCTGGCCGTGGTGCTCATGCACTCGTACAC GTGGGCCCAGCATGAGCAGCAGGTGGGTGTGCTGGCCCGGGAGCTGGGCTTCACGCACGTGTCACTGTCCTCGGAGGCCATGCCCATGGTGCGCATCGTCCCTCGGGGGCACACGGCCTGTGCCGACGCCTACCTCACGCCCGCCATCCAACGCTACGTGCAGGGCTTCTGCCGTGGCTTCCAGGGCCAACTCAAG GATGTGCAGGTGTTGTTCATGCGCTCCGATGGCGGCCTGGCGCCCATGGACGCCTTCAGTGGCTCCCGTGCTGTGCTCTCGGGCCCGGCCGGCGGCGTGGTGGGCTACTCAGCCACCACCTACCAGCAGGAGGGTGGCCAGCCTGTCATCGGCTTTGACATGGGAG gcACGTCCACGGATGTGAGCCGCTATGCTGGGGAATTCGAGCACGTCTTCGAGGCCAGCACAGCTGGCGTCACCCTCCAGGCCCCGCAGCTGGACATCAACACCGTGGCAGCAGGAGGGGGTTCCCGCCTCTTCTTCAG GTCTGGCCTCTTTGTGGTTGGGCCCGAGTCAGCAGGAGCCCACCCAGGACCTGCCTGCTACCGCAAAG GGGGCCCTGTGACAGTGACGGATGCTAATCTGGTCCTGGGTCGCCTGCTGCCTGCCTCCTTCCCCTGCATTTTTGGGCCGGGAGAGGACCAACCACTTTCCCCTGAGGCCTCCCGCAAAGCCCTGGAGGCTGTGGCCACTGAGGTCAACAGCTTCCTGACCAAAGGGCCCTGCCCGGCCTCCCCGCTGAGCCTGGAGGAGGTGGCCATGGGGTTCGTGCGCGTGGCCAACGAGGCCATGTGCCGGCCCATCCGTGCACTCACGCAG GCAAGAGGCCATGACCCCTCAGCCCATGTGCTGGCCTGCTTTGGGGGAGCTGGTGGGCAGCATGCATGTGCCATCGCCCGGGCCCTGGGCATGGACACGGTGCACATCCACAG GCACAGTGGGCTGCTGTCGGCCCTGGGGCTGGCCCTGGCTGACGTGGTGCATGAGGCACAGGAACCCTGCTCCCTGCTCTACGCGCCTGAGACCTTCGTGCAGCTGGACCAGAGGCTGAGCCGCCTGGAGGAGCAGTGTGTGGATGCTCTGCAGGCCCAGGGCTTCCCCAG GTCCCAGATCAGCACTGAGAGCTTCCTGCACCTGCGCTACCGGGGCACGGACTGTGCTCTGATGGTGTCTGCCCACCAGCACCCAGCCACAGCCCGCTCGCCCCGTGCGGGGGACTTCGGGGCAGCCTTCGTGGAGCG GTACATGAGGGAGTTTGGCTTTGTCATCCCTGAGCGGCCGGTGGTCGTGGACGATGTGCGAGTGCGGGGCACCGGCCGCAGTGGTCTTCGCCTCGAGGATGCCCCCAAAGCCCAGACCGGGCCTCCCCGGGTGGACAAG ATGACCCAGTGCTACTTTGAGGGGGGCTACCAGGAGACCCCTGTGTACCTGCTGGCAGAGCTGGGCTATGGGCACAAGCTCCATGGGCCCTGCCTCATCATCGACAGTAACAG CACCATCCTGGTGGAGCCAGGTTGCCAGGCAGAGGTGACCAAGACAGGGGACATCTGCATCTCCGTGGGGGCCGAAGTCCCCGGCACAGTGGGCCCCCAGCTGGACCCTATCCAGCTGTCCATCTTCTCACACCGCTTCATGAGCATTGCTG AGCAGATGGGCCGCATCCTGCAGCGCACAGCCATCTCCACCAACATCAAGGAGCGCCTGGACTTCTCCTGTGCCCTCTTTGGGCCCGATGGGGGGCTGGTGTCCAATGCCCCCCACATCCCTGTGCACCTGGGTGCCATGCAGGAGACGGTGCAGTTCCAG ATTCAGCACCTGGGGGCCGATCTCCACCCTGGCGACGTGCTACTGAGCAACCATCCCAGTGCCGGGGGCAGCCACCTGCCAGACCTGACTGTTATCACACCG GTGTTTTGGCCGGGTCAGACGCGGCCTGTGTTCTATGTGGCCAGCCGAGGGCACCACGCAGACATCGGGGGCATCACACCAGGCTCCATGCCCCCCCACTCCACCGTGCTGCAACAGGAGGGTGCCGTCTTTCTGTCCTTCAAACTCGTCCGGGGGGGCGTCTTCCAGGAGGAGG CGGTGACGGAGGCCCTGCGGGCGCCAGGCAAGGTCCCCAACTGCAGCGGAACCAGAAACCTGCACGACAACCTGTCGGACCTCCGTGCCCAGGTGGCAGCCAACCAGAAGGGCATCCAGCTGGTGGGGGAGCTCATTGGGCAGTACGGCCTGGACGTGGTGCAGGCCTACATGGGCCATATTCAG GCAAACGCTGAGCTGGCGGTGCGAGACATGTTGCGTGCCTTTGGAACCTCCCGGCAGGCCCGGGGCCTGCCCCTGGAGGTGTCCTCGGAAGACCACATGGACGACGGTTCCCCCATCCGCCTCCGTGTGCAGATCAGCCTGAGTCAG GGCAGCGCTGTGTTTGACTTCAGCGGCACTGGGCCGGAGGTGTTTGGTAATCTCAACGCACCGCGGGCCATAACCCTGTCCGCCCTCATCTACTGCCTGCGCTGTCTGGTGGGCCGCGACATCCCACTCAACCAG GGCTGCCTGGCGCCAGTGCGCGTGGTAATTCCCCGAGGCTCCATCCTGGACCCGTCGCCCGAAGCGGCGGTGGTGGGCGGCAACGTGCTCACGTCGCAGCGCGTGGTGGATGTCATCCTGGGGGCCTTTGGGGCCTGCGCCGCCTCCCAG GGCTGCATGAACAACGTGACCCTGGGCAACGCCCACATGGGCTACTACGAGACGGTGGCGGGCGGCGCGGGCGCGGGTCCCAGCTGGCACGGGCGCAGCGGTGTGCACAGCCACATGACCAACACACGCATCACCGACCCTGAGATCCTGGAGAGCCG GTACCCGGTCATCCTGCGCCGCTTCGAGCTGCGGCGGGGCTCGGGGGGCAGAGGCCGCTTCCGAGGCGGCGACGGCGTCACCCGCGAGCTGCTCTTTCGTGAGGAGGCGCTGCTGTCAGTGCTGACCGAGCGCCGCGCCTTCCGGCCATACGGGCTCCACG GGGGCGAGCCTGGCGCCCGCGGCCTAAACCTGCTGATCCGCAAAAACGGCCGGACGGTGAATCTGGGCGGCAAGACGTCGGTGACCGTGTACCCCGGG GATGTGTTCTGTCTCCACACACCCGGCGGCGGTGGCTATGGGGACCCGGAGGACCCCGCCCCATCGCCGGGGTCGCCCTCGCAAGCACTGGCCTTTCCCGAGCACGGCAGCGTCTATGAGTATCGCCGGGCCCAGGAGGCCGTGTGA